The Streptomyces nitrosporeus genome includes a window with the following:
- a CDS encoding oxygenase MpaB family protein produces MEGLGRRKMLMAGGALGVVGALGAASPAGARPLWTWAPSASIAGTGKGLDPEWVWDEEADPVLAAVIERGDVARVNTLLKRWTRNDQALPAGLPGDLKEFMEHARQMPSWADRAKLDRAARFSKTKGIYVGALYGLGSGLMSTAIPREARAVYYSKGGADMKDRIAKTARLGYDIGDLDAYLPQGSMTVTAVKTRMVHAAVRHLLPQSPGWSGTSGGQTIPISQADIMVTWHSLATFVMRRMKEWGVRINAADSEAYLHVWQVSAHMLGVSDEYIPATWDAAYAQSKQVLDPILAHSPEGEALTNVLLGIVAELDAGLTRPLISAFTRYTLGSDIGDMIGLSKQPVLEKLIASAWPLLVAFREGLVPLPAVPAVLWTLEEAIRKFVLLFLSEGRPIAIDIPDVNRPL; encoded by the coding sequence ATGGAGGGACTCGGTAGGCGCAAGATGCTGATGGCGGGCGGGGCCCTGGGGGTCGTGGGAGCGCTGGGGGCGGCTTCGCCTGCCGGCGCGCGGCCCCTGTGGACGTGGGCCCCGAGCGCGTCGATCGCGGGTACGGGAAAGGGCCTCGACCCGGAATGGGTGTGGGACGAGGAAGCCGATCCGGTACTCGCCGCGGTGATCGAGCGCGGCGACGTGGCCAGGGTCAACACACTGCTGAAACGGTGGACCCGGAACGACCAGGCGCTGCCCGCCGGACTTCCGGGAGACCTCAAGGAGTTCATGGAGCACGCCCGTCAGATGCCGTCCTGGGCCGACAGGGCGAAACTCGACCGTGCCGCCCGGTTCAGCAAGACCAAAGGCATCTACGTCGGGGCTCTGTACGGCCTCGGCAGCGGCCTGATGAGCACGGCCATCCCCAGGGAGGCGCGCGCCGTCTACTACTCCAAGGGCGGTGCCGACATGAAGGACCGCATCGCCAAGACCGCGCGGCTCGGTTACGACATCGGGGACCTGGACGCCTACCTGCCCCAGGGCTCGATGACCGTGACGGCCGTGAAGACCCGCATGGTGCACGCCGCCGTGCGCCACCTGCTGCCGCAGTCGCCCGGCTGGTCCGGGACGAGCGGCGGCCAGACGATCCCGATCAGCCAGGCCGACATCATGGTCACCTGGCACAGCCTGGCCACATTTGTCATGCGCAGGATGAAAGAGTGGGGGGTCCGGATCAACGCCGCCGACTCGGAGGCGTACCTGCACGTGTGGCAGGTGAGTGCGCACATGCTCGGTGTCAGTGACGAGTACATCCCCGCCACCTGGGACGCGGCCTACGCCCAGTCCAAGCAGGTCCTCGACCCAATCCTCGCGCACAGCCCCGAGGGGGAGGCGCTGACCAACGTCCTCCTCGGCATAGTGGCCGAACTGGACGCCGGTCTGACGCGCCCTCTGATCAGCGCGTTCACCCGCTACACGCTGGGCAGCGACATCGGCGACATGATCGGCCTGTCCAAGCAGCCGGTCCTGGAGAAGCTGATAGCGTCCGCGTGGCCGCTGCTGGTCGCCTTCCGTGAGGGTCTGGTCCCCCTGCCCGCGGTCCCGGCTGTCCTGTGGACGCTGGAGGAAGCGATTCGCAAGTTCGTCCTGCTCTTCCTCTCCGAAGGCCGTCCCATCGCGATCGACATCCCGGACGTCAACCGGCCGCTCTGA
- a CDS encoding lytic polysaccharide monooxygenase auxiliary activity family 9 protein produces MLFALIAGALTWSAPAQAHGTIVEPASRAYQCWKTWGSNHTNPAMQTQDPMCWQAFQANADTMWNWMSALRDGLGGQFQARTPDGTLCSNNLSRNASLDKPGQWKTTTVGNNFSVHLRDQASHGADYFKVYVSKQGFNPTTQTLGWGNLDFITQTGSYAPAQDITFPVQTSGYSGHHVLFVIWQASHLDQAYMWCSDVNFG; encoded by the coding sequence ATGCTGTTCGCCCTGATCGCCGGCGCACTGACCTGGTCGGCCCCCGCCCAGGCCCACGGCACCATCGTCGAGCCCGCTTCCCGCGCCTACCAGTGCTGGAAGACCTGGGGCAGCAACCACACGAACCCGGCCATGCAGACCCAGGACCCCATGTGCTGGCAGGCCTTCCAGGCCAACGCCGACACCATGTGGAACTGGATGAGCGCGCTCCGCGACGGACTCGGCGGTCAGTTCCAGGCCCGGACCCCCGACGGGACGCTCTGCAGCAACAACCTCTCGCGGAACGCCAGCCTGGACAAGCCCGGACAGTGGAAGACCACCACCGTCGGCAACAACTTCTCGGTCCACCTGCGCGACCAGGCGTCCCACGGTGCCGACTACTTCAAGGTCTACGTGAGCAAGCAGGGCTTCAACCCCACGACCCAGACCCTGGGCTGGGGCAACCTCGACTTCATCACGCAGACCGGCAGCTACGCCCCGGCACAGGACATCACGTTCCCCGTCCAGACCTCCGGCTACTCCGGACACCACGTCCTGTTCGTGATCTGGCAGGCCTCGCACCTCGACCAGGCCTACATGTGGTGCAGCGACGTGAACTTCGGCTGA
- a CDS encoding glycosyltransferase family 39 protein produces MPVDERAPAVLRTVPPPVPAHRRSPGPARAVVVLAPLALTLVLGLWGIRREDTMWGDESVTHQLAHRDLSQIWLTARHVDLVHALYYTVMHGMYGLFGGGLLTLRMPSVLAMSVAASGIGLLGLRLAGPRAGLLAGLVFPLLPQVQKYAQEGRSYAMVCALVTWATYALVAGVPHRARRRWAVYGATMLLACLLHEFAVLALVAHGVTLAVSRVPRPVLRAWGAAAACVVAGLLPLAVRSAGQSEQVSWIEGPVRLHYFLVVAVLGLVCARVPLEVRRPVRLSALAVPILVLPGLLLLLASLVKPLFVDRYVVYSNIGAALLLGALLDHLHRRRRSPLLTWTAAVAVLAALVPPSMSLRTPQSRSDDVTAIGATVREEGRPGDGLLYLSGRHRILTGADPEDTRSLTDLALAQDPVSSHTLAGIELPAREIAARMLEFDRIVAVRAAGAHPSADPREEAKTSTLRRHFHEYGTTRVNGARVTVYVRGRAPSPKTGTGPDGPGTSGGTTR; encoded by the coding sequence ATGCCCGTTGACGAACGTGCCCCCGCCGTACTCAGGACGGTTCCCCCTCCCGTGCCCGCCCATCGGCGCTCCCCGGGCCCGGCCCGGGCCGTCGTCGTCCTCGCCCCCTTGGCGCTGACCCTCGTGCTGGGGCTCTGGGGCATCCGCAGGGAGGACACCATGTGGGGGGACGAGTCCGTCACCCATCAGCTCGCGCACCGCGACCTTTCGCAGATATGGCTCACCGCCCGGCACGTCGATCTGGTCCACGCCCTCTACTACACCGTGATGCACGGGATGTACGGACTCTTCGGCGGCGGGCTGCTGACGTTGCGGATGCCGTCCGTGCTTGCCATGTCCGTGGCGGCGAGCGGCATCGGGCTCCTGGGACTGCGCCTGGCGGGGCCCCGCGCCGGACTGCTGGCCGGGCTGGTGTTCCCGCTCCTTCCCCAGGTACAGAAGTACGCGCAGGAAGGCCGCTCGTACGCCATGGTCTGCGCCCTGGTCACCTGGGCCACCTACGCGCTCGTGGCCGGCGTCCCGCACCGCGCCCGCCGGCGGTGGGCGGTCTACGGCGCCACCATGCTGCTGGCCTGTCTGCTCCACGAGTTCGCCGTCCTCGCCCTGGTCGCCCACGGCGTCACACTGGCCGTCTCCCGTGTTCCGCGACCGGTACTGAGGGCCTGGGGTGCGGCCGCCGCGTGTGTGGTGGCCGGGCTGCTGCCGCTGGCGGTCCGGAGCGCGGGGCAGTCGGAGCAGGTGTCCTGGATCGAGGGGCCGGTGCGGCTCCACTATTTCCTGGTCGTGGCGGTCCTGGGCCTGGTGTGTGCCCGAGTACCCCTGGAGGTGCGGCGGCCCGTGCGGCTTTCCGCGCTGGCTGTGCCGATTCTTGTGCTCCCGGGGCTCCTGCTGCTGCTCGCCTCCCTGGTCAAGCCTCTTTTCGTCGACCGGTACGTGGTCTACAGCAATATCGGAGCGGCCTTGCTGCTGGGTGCTTTGCTGGACCACCTCCACCGGCGGCGGCGCTCTCCCCTTCTCACGTGGACCGCGGCGGTGGCCGTGCTGGCCGCCCTCGTCCCGCCGAGCATGTCGCTGAGGACTCCCCAGAGCCGAAGCGACGACGTCACCGCCATCGGCGCCACCGTACGCGAGGAAGGCCGTCCCGGCGACGGGCTGCTCTATCTCTCCGGCCGGCACCGGATCCTGACCGGGGCCGATCCCGAGGACACCCGCTCCCTGACAGACCTCGCCCTGGCACAGGATCCCGTTTCGTCGCACACACTTGCGGGCATCGAGCTTCCCGCCCGGGAAATCGCCGCGCGCATGCTGGAGTTCGACCGGATCGTCGCGGTCCGCGCGGCAGGTGCGCACCCGTCGGCCGACCCGCGGGAGGAAGCGAAGACGAGCACCCTGCGGCGCCACTTCCACGAGTACGGAACAACCCGTGTGAACGGAGCGCGCGTCACCGTCTACGTCCGGGGCCGCGCCCCGTCCCCGAAGACCGGTACCGGACCCGACGGCCCGGGAACGAGCGGTGGGACGACGAGGTGA
- a CDS encoding response regulator transcription factor, with amino-acid sequence MRILVVEDEVDLARTLHTGLTAEGYSVDLAHDGRQGLWMARTGEYALVVLDLMLPGLNGYKVCAQLRRENNATPILVLTAKDGEWDQAEALDTGADDYLVKPFSYVVLVARLRALVRRAATAAPPVLAVGDLSLDVAGRVCRRAGARVELTPREFAVLELLARRAGQAVSKTDLLYHAWPDEAQDPNLVEARVSALRKKVDAAFHRQSLQTVRGTGYRLVDDRERD; translated from the coding sequence ATGCGCATCCTGGTGGTCGAAGACGAGGTGGACCTCGCCCGCACCCTGCACACCGGTCTGACCGCCGAGGGGTACAGCGTCGACCTCGCCCATGACGGCCGGCAGGGGCTGTGGATGGCCCGGACCGGCGAATACGCCCTTGTGGTACTGGATCTGATGCTGCCCGGACTCAACGGCTACAAGGTCTGCGCCCAGCTGCGCCGGGAGAACAACGCGACCCCCATCCTGGTGCTCACCGCCAAGGACGGGGAGTGGGACCAGGCAGAGGCGCTGGACACGGGGGCCGACGACTACCTGGTCAAACCCTTCTCCTACGTGGTGCTCGTCGCACGGCTGCGGGCCCTGGTCAGACGGGCCGCCACGGCCGCCCCGCCCGTCCTCGCCGTGGGCGACCTCTCGTTGGACGTCGCCGGCCGGGTCTGCCGCCGGGCCGGGGCCCGGGTGGAACTCACGCCCAGGGAGTTCGCCGTGCTGGAACTGCTGGCCCGCAGAGCGGGCCAGGCGGTCTCCAAAACGGATCTGCTCTATCACGCGTGGCCCGACGAAGCACAGGATCCCAATCTGGTGGAGGCGCGCGTCAGCGCCCTCCGCAAGAAGGTGGATGCCGCGTTCCACCGGCAGTCCCTGCAGACCGTACGGGGCACCGGCTACCGATTGGTGGACGACCGTGAACGCGACTGA
- a CDS encoding sensor histidine kinase has protein sequence MNATEPRRLWWPRSVRARTALATAAASAVILAGTGWWVHRDVYHESSRIAEGQAQERLLALVDQLEDGVVPVRRSTVPYEVVATGRRAAVAYGGGMEEFGPGARHVLPAPPKAVLPAPPPDDGTGWGYATRPMRIPARPGAEPGDLFGEDGGTYPVMYDDVRADELSSDRVAALGIASDAQLRVYVVVLPHAAEDIAGAITEATDRRLLRAGLVGLVLIAAVTYFAVRIALRPVEAIRVLTASVTPSDPRERVTVPATGHEITALATTINTTLQRLDNAAARQRRFVADAAHELRSPLTTLLASLEVALAYPERTDWPAAVTTAARQTRRLQALTEDLLLLARLDTRAPAAGPETVDLAALASRLTEQYPLTERPLTLTCDSTAPAHVHGNPGAYERLLRNLIDNAARHAAHRIQVTVQNQDTWVVLTVHDDGPGVPAEDAERVFERFVRLDDARSRDHGGTGLGLAIARDLAHRNRGTLTLVPQTLGACFRLRLPRALAPAGS, from the coding sequence GTGAACGCGACTGAACCGCGACGCCTCTGGTGGCCGCGTTCGGTACGAGCCCGCACCGCCCTGGCCACCGCGGCAGCCTCCGCCGTGATCCTGGCCGGCACCGGCTGGTGGGTACACCGCGACGTCTACCACGAGAGCTCGCGGATCGCCGAAGGGCAGGCGCAGGAACGGCTCCTGGCTCTCGTCGACCAGTTGGAGGACGGTGTGGTCCCCGTTCGCCGGAGCACTGTGCCGTACGAGGTCGTCGCGACCGGCCGCCGTGCCGCTGTCGCCTACGGCGGAGGCATGGAGGAGTTCGGTCCCGGCGCCCGCCATGTGCTGCCCGCCCCGCCGAAGGCCGTGTTGCCCGCTCCCCCACCGGACGACGGGACGGGCTGGGGCTACGCGACCCGCCCCATGCGCATACCGGCGCGCCCCGGCGCCGAGCCCGGGGACCTGTTCGGCGAGGACGGCGGGACCTACCCGGTCATGTACGACGATGTCAGGGCCGATGAGCTGAGCAGCGACAGAGTGGCCGCTCTGGGCATCGCCTCCGACGCCCAGCTGCGGGTCTACGTGGTGGTGCTCCCGCACGCGGCCGAGGACATCGCCGGGGCGATCACCGAGGCCACCGACCGCCGTCTGCTGCGGGCCGGGCTCGTCGGCCTCGTACTGATCGCCGCCGTCACCTACTTCGCCGTCCGTATCGCGCTGCGACCGGTCGAGGCCATCCGCGTCCTCACCGCCTCGGTCACCCCGAGCGATCCTCGCGAACGTGTCACCGTCCCCGCCACGGGACACGAGATCACCGCCCTGGCCACCACCATCAACACCACCCTCCAGCGCCTCGACAACGCCGCCGCCCGGCAACGCCGCTTCGTCGCGGACGCCGCCCACGAACTGCGCAGCCCCCTCACCACCCTGCTGGCCAGCCTGGAGGTCGCGCTCGCCTATCCGGAGCGCACCGACTGGCCCGCCGCGGTCACCACCGCCGCCCGGCAGACCCGCCGGCTCCAGGCCCTCACCGAAGACCTGCTGCTCCTCGCCCGCCTCGACACCCGCGCCCCCGCGGCCGGACCCGAAACCGTCGACCTGGCAGCCCTCGCCTCCCGGCTGACCGAGCAGTACCCGCTCACCGAAAGGCCGTTGACCCTCACCTGCGACAGCACCGCCCCCGCACACGTGCACGGGAACCCCGGCGCATACGAACGGCTGCTGCGCAACCTCATCGACAACGCCGCCCGCCACGCCGCACACCGCATCCAGGTCACGGTCCAGAACCAGGACACCTGGGTCGTCCTCACGGTGCACGACGACGGACCGGGCGTGCCCGCCGAGGACGCCGAGCGCGTCTTCGAACGCTTCGTCCGGCTCGACGACGCCCGTTCCCGCGACCACGGCGGCACCGGCCTGGGCCTCGCCATCGCCCGTGACCTGGCCCACCGCAACCGGGGCACCCTCACCCTCGTCCCACAGACCCTCGGAGCTTGCTTCCGGCTACGCCTCCCCCGAGCCCTCGCCCCGGCCGGGAGCTGA
- a CDS encoding DUF1707 SHOCT-like domain-containing protein: MTSPLPEPASRPAPSAQLRASHDDRDAVVEQLRDAAAEGRIDLDELDTRVGQALTSKTYAELAALTADLPGARLPADLPGAQPSKDLPPLLLKGGMHGTSRGPGRWEVPGHVIAHGGMGGVKIDFTRAECRFAEVLVEAYGEMAGVTIVLPDSWAVETGGMDPGVGGLKDRTTTDRSPGTPLIRLTGTGGMGGVVVRHPNRWERRKLRDNPAQA, translated from the coding sequence ATGACCTCCCCGCTTCCCGAGCCGGCTTCCCGGCCCGCCCCCTCGGCACAGCTCCGCGCCTCGCACGACGACCGGGACGCGGTGGTGGAACAGCTACGCGACGCGGCGGCGGAGGGGCGCATCGACCTCGACGAGCTGGACACGCGGGTGGGGCAGGCGCTCACCTCCAAGACCTATGCCGAACTGGCCGCCCTGACCGCCGATCTGCCCGGCGCCCGGCTCCCGGCGGACCTGCCCGGCGCCCAGCCTTCGAAGGACCTGCCGCCCCTGCTGCTCAAGGGCGGTATGCACGGCACGTCCCGGGGCCCCGGGCGCTGGGAGGTCCCGGGGCACGTGATCGCGCACGGAGGCATGGGCGGGGTGAAGATCGATTTCACCCGGGCAGAGTGCCGTTTCGCGGAGGTCCTGGTGGAGGCGTACGGAGAGATGGCCGGCGTCACGATCGTCCTCCCCGACTCCTGGGCCGTGGAGACCGGCGGCATGGACCCGGGCGTCGGCGGCCTGAAGGACAGGACCACCACCGACCGGTCCCCGGGGACCCCGCTGATCCGTCTCACCGGCACCGGCGGCATGGGCGGTGTCGTCGTCCGCCACCCCAACCGCTGGGAACGCCGCAAACTGCGGGACAACCCGGCGCAGGCCTGA
- a CDS encoding NADase-type glycan-binding domain-containing protein, protein MGAVRPAVPVAPRPVVRPVAADDEPAGPPCPACGAPNGPERTFCRRCAAPLKPRPQAEALPWWRTRWPFARRRVRAGSGRLLRGSLLALVVVGVLVAGFLLVPAGRFVFEDVRDKLGGTAEIGPENVTASAVTPGHPADDAVDGLSNTYWGAPGTGASLTAAFDKPFRLVGVTVRPGVSAKPEKFRQGARPTRAELLITTEDGKTHEQTMKLSDKPGPQTVRMGISDVVSVRIVLREAAGEGDGRPIAVGEIAYFKRT, encoded by the coding sequence GTGGGCGCCGTACGGCCCGCCGTTCCGGTCGCCCCGCGTCCTGTCGTCCGGCCCGTGGCGGCGGACGACGAGCCGGCCGGTCCGCCCTGCCCGGCATGCGGTGCCCCGAACGGGCCGGAGCGCACCTTCTGCCGCCGCTGCGCGGCTCCGCTCAAGCCCCGCCCGCAGGCGGAGGCGCTGCCCTGGTGGCGTACCAGGTGGCCCTTCGCCCGGCGCAGGGTGCGGGCGGGCTCGGGGCGTCTGCTGCGGGGAAGCCTGCTGGCCCTGGTGGTCGTGGGCGTCCTGGTCGCGGGCTTCCTCCTCGTACCGGCCGGGCGCTTCGTCTTCGAGGACGTGCGCGACAAGCTCGGCGGCACGGCGGAGATCGGCCCGGAGAACGTCACCGCGAGCGCCGTCACCCCCGGGCACCCCGCGGATGACGCCGTGGACGGTCTCTCCAACACCTACTGGGGAGCGCCCGGTACCGGCGCCTCGCTGACCGCGGCCTTCGACAAGCCGTTCCGGCTGGTCGGTGTCACCGTCCGCCCCGGGGTCTCGGCGAAACCCGAGAAGTTCCGGCAGGGCGCCAGGCCCACCCGGGCCGAACTGCTCATCACGACCGAGGACGGCAAGACCCACGAGCAGACCATGAAACTCAGCGACAAACCGGGCCCCCAGACGGTACGGATGGGCATCAGCGACGTCGTCTCCGTCCGGATCGTCCTGCGGGAGGCCGCCGGCGAGGGCGACGGGCGGCCGATCGCCGTCGGCGAGATCGCGTACTTCAAGCGCACCTGA
- a CDS encoding phage tail protein — translation MTRAAVPGLPSRYPIGGLLPALYADDDLAQRFTAGLDTVLAPVLSTLDNLPAYFEPALTPDDFLPWLSSWVGADADAAWPVELQRAVVARAVELHRWRGTRRGLTEHLRLCFGVEADIQDGGGAAWSSEPGAELPPAPTGELLVRVRALDGGPVDAARVLGVVRASCPAHLTCRVEILPGTPDETGD, via the coding sequence ATGACCAGGGCCGCGGTCCCCGGCCTCCCCAGCCGGTACCCGATCGGCGGGCTGCTGCCCGCGCTGTACGCCGACGACGACCTCGCCCAGCGGTTCACCGCGGGCCTCGACACCGTCCTGGCGCCCGTCCTGTCCACCCTCGACAACCTCCCGGCCTACTTCGAGCCCGCGTTGACCCCGGACGACTTCCTGCCCTGGCTGTCGTCCTGGGTGGGGGCCGACGCCGACGCCGCATGGCCGGTGGAACTGCAGAGGGCCGTCGTCGCCCGCGCCGTCGAACTCCACCGGTGGCGCGGGACCCGCCGCGGTCTCACCGAACACCTCCGGCTCTGCTTCGGCGTGGAGGCCGACATCCAGGACGGCGGCGGCGCCGCCTGGTCCTCGGAGCCGGGAGCCGAACTCCCCCCGGCCCCGACCGGAGAACTGCTGGTACGGGTCCGGGCACTGGACGGCGGCCCGGTGGACGCGGCCCGCGTCCTGGGCGTCGTCCGGGCCTCGTGCCCCGCCCACCTCACCTGCCGGGTGGAGATCCTGCCGGGCACACCGGACGAGACAGGAGACTGA
- a CDS encoding putative baseplate assembly protein produces MALPSPNLDDRRFQQLVDEAKRYVQQRAPEWTDHNVSDPGVTLIETFAYMVDQLLYRLNRVPDRNYAAFLDLLGVRLFPPTVARADVDFWLSAPQPDTVLLPAGTEVATARGETEEAVVFSTSEDLAIVPSSLAGLVTAPASGDRTDRTAPLGAGKDIPCFQSRPEPGDALMFGLPTAVPRCIVAVRLDSRVEGIGVDPRQPPLVWEAWDGARWVPCLTGTDSTGGLNRPGEVTVFVPAGHTESVTAGIRAGWLRCRVTAPEPGQPFYSESPTIREAEVFTVGGTAGVEHAETVHDVPLGVSEGVAGQTFSVRRVPILLDGEPPVVQTSSAQGWQDWTPVEHFGASSPDDRHVLIDAVTGEFAFPPEVREADGTMRAYGAVPPKGAQLRVPRYRTGGGAAGNVARGAIRVLRSSVPYVAGVDNREAARGGVDGESVENAKARAPHILRVQERAVTAGDYEVIAREAAPSLRRVRCLPAVAGEGGAVRVLVVPDAVADPGGRLRFEQLIPPDQVLATVAERLDERRLVGTRLVVEPPAYQGVTVVARLVAADGDVDRVRAEALDALFRHIDPLHGGADGTGWPFGRPVQYGEVFAVLQNVRGVGLVEEVRLFPADPITGRRGAAAERIDVAASALVFSHQHQVVVTAGGPGEGA; encoded by the coding sequence ATGGCCCTGCCCTCACCCAACCTGGACGACCGGCGCTTCCAGCAACTCGTCGACGAGGCCAAGCGCTACGTCCAGCAGCGCGCCCCCGAATGGACCGACCACAACGTCTCGGACCCCGGGGTCACCCTCATCGAGACGTTCGCCTACATGGTCGACCAGCTCCTGTACCGGCTGAACCGGGTACCGGACAGGAACTACGCGGCCTTCCTCGACCTGCTGGGCGTCCGGCTGTTCCCGCCCACGGTCGCCCGCGCCGACGTCGACTTCTGGCTGTCCGCCCCGCAGCCGGACACCGTGCTCCTCCCGGCCGGCACGGAGGTCGCCACCGCCCGCGGCGAGACCGAGGAGGCGGTGGTCTTCTCGACCTCCGAGGACCTGGCGATCGTGCCGAGCTCCCTGGCCGGCCTGGTCACCGCGCCCGCGTCCGGCGACCGGACCGACCGCACCGCGCCCCTCGGCGCGGGCAAGGACATCCCCTGCTTCCAGTCCAGGCCGGAACCGGGTGACGCCCTGATGTTCGGGCTGCCCACCGCCGTACCCCGGTGCATCGTCGCCGTACGCCTCGACAGCAGGGTGGAAGGCATCGGCGTCGACCCCCGCCAGCCGCCGCTGGTGTGGGAGGCGTGGGACGGCGCCCGCTGGGTGCCCTGCCTGACCGGGACCGACAGCACCGGCGGGCTGAACAGGCCCGGCGAGGTGACCGTGTTCGTACCCGCCGGGCACACGGAATCGGTGACGGCCGGGATCCGGGCCGGGTGGCTGCGCTGCCGGGTCACCGCGCCCGAACCGGGCCAGCCCTTCTACTCGGAGTCGCCGACGATCCGGGAGGCCGAGGTGTTCACCGTCGGAGGCACCGCCGGCGTCGAACACGCCGAGACCGTCCACGACGTGCCGCTCGGCGTCTCCGAAGGGGTCGCCGGGCAGACGTTCTCCGTACGCCGGGTGCCGATCCTGCTCGACGGGGAGCCGCCGGTCGTCCAGACGTCCTCCGCCCAGGGCTGGCAGGACTGGACCCCGGTGGAACACTTCGGGGCCTCGTCCCCGGACGACCGGCACGTGCTGATCGACGCGGTCACCGGCGAGTTCGCCTTCCCGCCGGAGGTGCGCGAGGCGGACGGAACGATGCGCGCCTACGGGGCGGTACCCCCCAAGGGCGCCCAGCTCCGCGTCCCCCGCTACCGGACGGGCGGCGGGGCCGCCGGGAACGTCGCCCGCGGCGCCATCCGCGTCCTGCGCAGCTCGGTGCCGTACGTCGCCGGCGTCGACAACCGGGAGGCGGCCCGCGGAGGGGTGGACGGCGAGAGCGTCGAGAACGCCAAGGCGCGCGCCCCCCACATCCTCCGGGTCCAGGAGCGGGCGGTCACGGCCGGGGACTACGAGGTCATCGCCCGCGAGGCCGCGCCCTCGCTGCGCAGGGTCCGCTGCCTGCCCGCCGTCGCCGGTGAAGGCGGCGCGGTGCGGGTCCTGGTGGTACCCGACGCGGTCGCCGACCCGGGCGGCCGGCTGCGGTTCGAGCAGCTGATCCCGCCCGACCAGGTACTGGCGACGGTCGCCGAACGGCTCGACGAACGGCGGCTGGTCGGCACCCGGCTGGTCGTGGAACCGCCCGCCTACCAGGGCGTCACCGTGGTCGCCAGACTGGTGGCGGCCGACGGCGACGTGGACCGCGTCCGCGCGGAGGCGCTCGACGCCCTGTTCCGCCACATCGACCCGCTGCACGGCGGTGCGGACGGAACGGGCTGGCCCTTCGGCAGGCCGGTGCAGTACGGCGAGGTGTTCGCCGTACTGCAGAACGTGCGCGGGGTCGGCCTGGTGGAGGAGGTCCGGCTGTTCCCCGCCGACCCCATCACCGGACGCAGGGGAGCGGCGGCGGAGAGGATCGACGTCGCGGCGAGCGCGCTGGTCTTCTCCCACCAGCACCAGGTCGTCGTCACCGCGGGCGGGCCGGGGGAGGGCGCATGA
- a CDS encoding GPW/gp25 family protein produces the protein MSDGGFIGRGWGFPLRVGATGGIGLVGRDQEIEEAIGLVLGTAPGERPMRPEFGCGIHDYVFAPGDGSTAGRIAHEVRTSLERWEPRIEVRDVVVAFDTVEEGTLYIDVHYTVRSTNDLRNLVFPFYTIPSSGGSEEAEAH, from the coding sequence GTGAGCGACGGCGGATTCATCGGCCGCGGCTGGGGCTTCCCGCTGCGGGTCGGCGCCACGGGCGGCATCGGCCTGGTCGGGCGGGACCAGGAGATCGAGGAGGCCATCGGCCTGGTGCTCGGCACCGCGCCGGGGGAGCGGCCCATGCGGCCCGAGTTCGGCTGCGGCATCCACGACTACGTCTTCGCGCCCGGAGACGGGTCCACCGCGGGGCGCATCGCCCACGAGGTGCGCACCTCGCTCGAACGCTGGGAACCGCGCATCGAGGTGCGGGACGTGGTCGTCGCCTTCGACACCGTGGAGGAGGGGACCCTCTACATCGACGTGCACTACACCGTGCGGTCCACCAACGACCTGCGCAACCTCGTCTTCCCCTTCTACACCATCCCCTCCTCCGGCGGTTCCGAAGAAGCGGAGGCGCACTGA
- a CDS encoding PAAR domain-containing protein: protein MPPAARTGDSTLHGGLIGTPPPGAVAVATVLIGGRPAAVTGSLHVCALPPHAALGPGNLVLPSPAAAVSGVVLIGGLPAARMGDSTTCGARIVSGAPNVLIGGPL, encoded by the coding sequence ATGCCCCCCGCAGCCCGCACGGGCGACTCCACCCTCCACGGAGGACTCATCGGCACCCCGCCGCCGGGTGCGGTGGCCGTCGCCACCGTGCTGATCGGCGGCCGGCCCGCCGCCGTCACCGGCAGCCTGCACGTCTGTGCCCTCCCCCCGCACGCCGCACTCGGACCGGGGAACCTCGTCCTTCCCTCCCCGGCCGCCGCGGTGTCCGGCGTGGTGCTGATCGGAGGGCTGCCCGCCGCCCGCATGGGCGACTCCACCACCTGCGGCGCCCGCATCGTGAGCGGTGCGCCGAACGTCCTGATCGGAGGCCCGCTGTGA